Part of the Pseudomonas abietaniphila genome is shown below.
TCCCAGCGGTTATCGCGGTCCATGGCGAAGTAGCGGCCGACGATCGTTGCAGTGCGACCTTTGCCCAGACGCTTGTAGGCCGTCTCCATGGTGTCGAGGTACTTGTGCGCGCTGCGTGGCGGCGTGTCGCGACCGTCCAGGAAAGCATGCAGGTAGATCTTCTCGGCGCCGCGTTTGACCGCCAGTTCCACCATCGCCACCAGGTGGTCTTCATGGCTGTGAACGCCGCCATCGGACAGCAGGCCCATGATGTGCACAGCCTTGCCAGCGCCAACGGCCTTGTCCACGGCTGCGCAGATCGTCGGGTTTTCGAAGAACTCACCGTCGCGGATCGCTTTGGTCACGCGGGTGAAGTCCTGATAAACGACGCGCCCGGCACCCAGGTTCATGTGGCCGACTTCGGAGTTGCCCATCTGGCCGTCCGGCAGGCCGACGTCCATCCCGGATCCAGAGATCAGGCCGTTGGGCATGGTCTTGTAGAGGCGATCGAAGACCGGCATCTTCGCCTCGTAGACCGCGTTGCCGTGATGGCTGTCGCTGTGACCGAAGCCGTCCAGGATGATCAGAACCAAAGGTTTAGGCGTGGTAGTCATGAATCCCACTCTTTGTGAAAAGATGAAGTAGAGAAAAGATCGACAGTTTAGGGACAAGTTCAGACGGCGTCACTGCCGTACGGGCTTTGGCCGACCTTGGGTGCTGTGTATACTGGCCGACATTTTAACGCCCTGGAACCTAATGATGGTTGATCACCTGATTGCATTTGCCACTAATCACTATTTGATCTCTGGCGCTTTCGTCATCCTGCTGGCACTGCTGATCGCGACAGAACTCAACAAGGGCGGCAAAAGCCTGAGCACCGGCGAACTGACTGCGCTGGTCAACCGTGACGAGGCGGTGGTCATCGATGTACGTCCCAAGAAGGACTATGCCACCGGTCATATCGTCGGCTCCTTGAACTTCCCGCAGGACAAGGTCATGTCCCGTACTTCGGAGCTTGAGAAGTACAAATCCAAGACCCTGATCATCGTCGACGCCGCCGGTCAGCACGCAGGGCACGTGGCCAGCGAGCTGCTCAAGGCCGGTTTCACCGCCGCCAAGCTGTCCGGTGGCGTTTCGTCGTGGCGCGGCGACAACCTGCCGCTGGTGAAGTGAAATGGCTGAAGTCGTCGTCTACTCCAGCGATTATTGCCCTTACTGCTCGCGGGCCAAGTACCTGCTCGAGAGCAAGAATGTCGACTTCGAGGAGATCAAAGTCGATGGCAAGCCACAGATTCGCGCAGAAATGACTAAAAAGGCTGGCCGCACGTCGGTTCCTCAGATCTGGATCGGCTCGGTCCATGTCGGAGGTTGCGACGACCTGTTCGCCCTGGAACGCGCTGGCAAGCTCGACGCATTGTTGAGCGCCTGAATTCGAACCCTACGTACAAGACCTGAAAAGTAAGAAGGATCTGAGATGACCGATCAAACGAATAACGGCGCCACTTCCAACGAAGAAGCACCACAGTTCTCCCTGCAACGCATCTACGTTCGTGACCTGTCCTTCGAAGCGCCAAAAAGCCCGGCGATCTTCCGTCAGGAGTGGACCCCAAGCGTGAGCCTGGACCTGAACACCCGTCAGAAGCAGCTGGAAAATGACTTCTACGAAGTCGTGCTGACCCTGTCGGTCGAAGTGAAGAACGGCGAAGAAATCGCCTTCATCGCTGAAGTCCAGCAAGCCGGTATCTTCCTGATCAAGGGCCTGGACGCCTCTTCGATGAGCCACACCCTCGGCGCGTTCTGCCCGAACATCCTGTTCCCGTATGCCCGTGAAACCATCGACAGCCTGGTTGTCCGCGGCTCGTTCCCTGCGCTGATGCTGGCTCCGGTGAACTTCGACGCCCTGTACGCTCAAGAGCTGCAGCGCATGCAGGAATCCGGCGAAACGCCGACCGTTCAGTAAGCCTTGCGGCCTGAATGAAAAAAGCGCCTGTGATGGGCGCTTTTTTTGTATGGGCGGACGCTAAAAACTGTAGGAGCGTGGCTTGTCCCGCGATCGGCGGGGAACCCGTCGTAAATCCGTGTGATGTGCGGTGAACCAAAAATACCGTGGGCGCTGCATTTGCTGCCGGTGCCCGGCAGATCGCGGGACAAGCCACGCTCCTACAGGTGTGGATGCGATCGGTGTAGGAGTGAGCTTGCTCGCGATCAGGCCCGCAGGGCATCCGTGTAGCGATCCCGCGCCGGAAGGGTTATTTAAAACCCAACTGCCGCCAGCCTTCATAGACGGCGACCGCCACGGTATTAGACAGATTCAGGCTGCGGCAGCCCTCGCGCATCGGCAGGCGCAGACGTTGGTCGCTCGACAGCGGGTCCAGCACCTCGGGCGGCAAGCCACGGCTTTCGGGGCCGAACACAAACGCATCGCCTTCCTGGAACGCCACGTCATGGAAAGGCTTAGAGCCCTTTGTGGTAAAAGCGAACAGGCGCGGATGACCGATGCTTTCCAGGCAACTGGCAAGGTCGGCGTGGCGATGCAGGGTGGCGTACTCGTGGTAATCGAGACCGGCACGACGCAGGCGCTTGTCATCCAGCTCGAAGCCCAGCGGCTCGATCAAATGCAGGCTGCAGCCGCTGTTGGCGCAGAGCCTGATGATGTTGCCGGTATTCGGCGGAATTTCTGGTTGAAAAAGGATCACGTGAAACATGCACGGCTCCGAACATAAGGACGGGATGCATTCTACCCCCGAAGAGGACCCGAGGCCGAAGCTATGGCCGCGGTTTTTGGGTTCCATTGCGATTTTCGGGGTCATGGTCGGGCTGATGATCGGTCGCCTGACCACGCCGGACCCGATCGCACTGCAGCAAATCGAAGCACTGCCCAATGGCGTGGCGGTGTGGTTCAACCGCGAGCCGCAACTGCACGGTGAAATCGTCGATGGCGCAGTGGCGCTGCTGTTCAACGCCAAAGGCGAGGCGCAACGAGGCGAACTCAAGCTCAATGGTCGGGATGTGCGCTGGAGGGTACAGAAGAGCGATAAGGGATTGTTGCTGAACCTGCTGGCGGCCCGTCCGTTACGCGGTGAGTGGCACGGCGCAACGCTGGACGGGCGCTGGAGACTCGAGGTGAGTCTCCGGGAGGAATAAAAGAGGGGAATCCCCGGCCTGCCTGTACCAAGGTCCCCAAAACTGGTGATGCTTAACCTATTGCAGCCTGCGTGCCAGTTTTGAGAATTGCCTGTAGGAAAGATGAAAGTATCTCGTCAGAGCCCGGTTTAAAGCCCGCATCCCGATGCATCAGGCAAATGGGCGTGGTTCGAGCGTTCGGATCAGCGTTCACATTTGGGTGTTTATTGATCAGTTTTGCACGCTATTCGCGCATTTTCGGGCGAGGGGTTACCAAAGTGATGCACAGGTCAGCCTGCGATGGTCCCCCGCTGATAAACCTGTGGGAGTGAGCATGCTCACGAATGCTGCGTTCCAGCCCATGAAAAAGCACCGAATGTTCTGGCCCTTTCGTCAGCAAGCTCACTCCCACAGAGGGCATTGATCGCCGATTAAAAAGGCACATCCCCCAAAATCGTCGCGCGGTGCATCACGCGGCGTTGCGGTCGGTAGTCGTCCACCGCGTAATGCTGGGTCACTCGGTTGTCCCACATCGCTACATCGTTTTCCTGCCAACGCCAGCGGATGGTGAACTCGGGTCGCGTCGCGTGGGCGAACAGCATTTTCAGAATCGCCTCGCTTTCTGCGGGCTCAAGTTCATTGATCCGGGTGGTGAAACCCTCGTTCACGAACAGCGCTTTGCGCCCGCTGACCGGGTGTGTGCGGATCACCGGATGGGACAAAGGCGGGTTTCTGCGGCGGGTTTCTTCCCAGCGCGCCAGGTCCTCGGCGGTGTTGCCGAAGCGCTCCAGCGGGAAAGAGCGAGTGAAGTCGTGGGTGGCCGTCAGCCCGTCGAGCAGTGCCTGCATCGGTCCGGACAGAGCTTCGAACGCCGCAATCCCGCTGGCCCATAACGTGTCCCCGCCATAAGCCGGTAGCAGCTTGGCACTCAATACCGCGCCGAGCGCCGGAGTGGGCAGGAAGGTCACGTCGGTGTGCCAGATCGCGTTGTCGCGAACATCGGTCACTGCCGTGTCGAGGATCAGCACTTCCGGCTGCTCGGGCACGTTAGGGTAAATAGGGTGGATGTGCAGATCGCCGAAGTGCGCGGCGAAGCGCGCTTGCTGTTGAGGCGTTACCGGCTGATCGCGGAAGAACAGGACCTGGTGCTTGAGCAACGCCTGTTCGATGGCATCGCGTTGTTCTGCATTCAGGTCACGGCTCAGGTCGACGCCGCTGATGTGCGCGCCCAACGCTGAACTGAGCGGGGTAAGGGTGAGGCTCATGGTCGTTCTCATATCCGGCGCCGAGGTGTCGGCGTAGTCAGTGTGTGTCGATGAAACAGCAATCAGTGGTTCTGTCCGTGCCAGGGCACCAGCTTGCGTTGCAGGGCCCGCAGTCCCATTTCCAGGGCAAACGCGATCAGCGCGATGACCAGAATTCCCAGCACCACCACATCGGTGACCAGGAACTGCGCGGCGGACTGCACCATGAACCCCAGGCCGCTGGTGGCGGCGATCAATTCAGCTGCGACCAGCGTCGACCAGCCCACGCCCAGGCCGATACGAACGCCTGTGAGAATCTCGGGCAGTGCGCTGGGCAGGATGACGTGACGGATCAACTGCCAGCGACTGGCGCCCAACGACTGCGCCGCCCTGAGCTTCGCGCTGTCGACTGTCCGCACACCGGTGGCGGTCGCAATCGCGATGGGCGCGAAGATGGCCAGATAAATCAGCAGCACCTTGGAGAACTCGCCGATGCCGCACCAGATGACGATCAGCGGCAGGTAAGCGAGCGGTGGAATAGGGCGGTAGAACTCGATCAGCGGGTCGAAGATGCCGCGAGCAATCCGGTTATGGCCGATGGCAATGCCGACGGGGATCGCTGTCAGTACGGCGAAAAACAGCGCAAGTCCGATGCGTTGCAGGCTCGCGCCCAGGTGCTGCCAGAGGGTCGACTCCATGTAGCCTTTGGTCATCAGCAGCCAGGCTTTTTCCAGCACGGCCGAGGGAGGCGGCAGGAACAACGGCTCAACCCATTCGAATGCCGTGACCAGCCACCAGGCGGCGAGCAGTACGGCGAGTGTCAGGACGCTGATGGCCCGCGTGCTCAAAGACAATCCGCGTGACCTTTTGACCTCGGTGTTGGCGGGCGACGGCTTGATCAACGCCTGCGCAGCAGGAGGCGACTGGAGTTGAGTCATGCTCGTTGCTCCTGACGTTGAAAAAATACGCGGGCCAGGACGTGCTCGCGGGTTTCGATGAATCGAGGGTCGGATTTGATCGCCCGCGCCGATTCGCCGGCGCTGTAGCGCTGACCGAAATCAAGCGTGAGGTGTTCGACGATCTGTCCTGGATTCGGTGCGAGCAGGATGAGGTCGGTCGCCAGAAATACGGCCTCCTCGATGTCATGGGTAATCAGAAAGACCGGCTTGGCGCTGCGCTGCCAGACCTGCAGAAGCAGCTCCTGCATCTGTTCGCGGGTGAAGGCATCCAGTGCGCCGAAGGGTTCGTCCATCAGCAGTACGCGAGGATCGGCGGCAAGCGCGCGGGCCAGGCCAACCCGCTGTTTCTGGCCGCCAGACAGTTGCAAGATACGGCGCTTCTCGAACCCGGCCAGATCGACCAGGGCGAGCATCTCGCGCGCTTTCGCTTCGCGTTGCACTCGAGGCACGCCTGCAAGCTCAAGCCCGAAGGCAACGTTGGCCAGTACGTCTTGCCAGGGCAGCAAGGCGTCGTCCTGGAACACCACACCGCGCTCGGCACTCGGACCTTTCACCGGCACCTGATCAAGGGTGATGCGACCGGCACTGGGTTCGACGAAACCCGCGATTAGATTCAGCAGAGAAGTCTTGCCGCTGCCAGACGGACCCAAGGCGACCAGCAGTTGTTGCGGGCCCAGGCTCAGGGAGATGTCCGACAGCACCGGCTCGGCCGCACCGGGATACTGTGCGCTGATGCGCTCCAGCTGTAACAAGGCCATGGCAATGACTCCGCTTCTATATAGAGGTACTGGTCGTGCTGCATTAGCAGGTCGGCCTCCTGGTGTGAGCGAATTCACTCGCGATGCAGTCTTTCAGTCGACATTTCTGTGTCGTCTGAAACAGCTTTCGCGAATGAATTCGCTCCCACAGGAGATGGCGCCCTACCTGCCTGGGCGGTGGCTTACTGAGTAACGAACTTGGCGCTGACGTAAGGCGTGTAATCCGCCAGCACCGCATCGACCTTGCCTTGTTCCTTGAGGAACGCTGCGGTCTTGCCGATGGCTTCGGTGGTCGGGGCGCCCAGCTGGGTGACTTGATCAGCCGCCAGCGGGTAAACGTTGCCTTCCAGCAGGCCCGGAATGTCAGTGGCCTTTGCGCCGGACAGCTTCACCAGCTTGTCGATGTTGCTGCTATTGGCAATCCAGCCGGCCGGGTCCTTGCGGTAGTCGGCGTAGGCGTCGAGGGTGGTTTTAGCGAAGGCTTTCACGATCTCGGGGTGCTTGTCGGCGAAGTCCTTGCGTACGATCCAGGCATCGAATGTCGGTGCGCCCGCTTTGGCCAGTTCGCCGGAAGTAATCAGCACCTTCCCGGTTTCCTTGGCGACGCCCAGCGCTGGGTCCCATACGTAGGTCGCGTCGATGTCGCCACGCTTCCAGGCCGCCGCAATGGCCGGCGGCGCGAGGTTGAGGATGGTCACTTTGGCCGGATCGATGTTCCAGTGTTTCAGAGCGGCCAACAGGCTGTAGTGCCCGGTTGAAACGAAGGGCACGGCGATTTTCTTGCCGACCAGATCCTGTGGGCCGTTGATGCCCGAACCGTTGCGCACGACCAGTGCTTCAGCGGCCCCGATTTGAGTCGCGATCAGAAAGGTTTCGACAGGCAGTTTGCGCGTGGCTGCGGCGGTCAGCGGGCTCGATCCGAGGTACCCGATCTGCACGTCCCCCGAAGCGATCGCAGTGATCACGTCCGCGCCGTTTTCAAATTTGCGCCAGGCAATCTTCGAGCCCGTGGCTTTCTCGTATGCGCCGTCGGCTTGCGCTACTTTCGCCGGGTCCACGGTGGTCTGGTAGGCCACGGTAAAATCCGCCGCTTGGGCAATCAAGGCTGAGCCCGCCAGCGACAACGCCGCCAACAAGCGAAGAGGGTTGAGTCGTTTCATATTGACGCTCCGAATCGAGGCAGGCCGGGGGACTGAATAATGCGAAGCGTAAATGATCTAAGAAATGCGAAATAAATAACTTTTTGGTATGAGCTTAGAGAAGTTTCTTTCTTGAATGGGTCTGCGAGAGGGCGTTAACGGAAAAAACGGCCGGAGACCCATGACCGTTCATCGAATTGTCACAATCTGTAAATAGGATCTGTCCGCTCGCACGAGCTGTCTGTGTTTCGCCCTGCTTCTGTTCGTCAAAGCCAGCAGCAGCGACGCTGGGGCTCAGCAGAGTCTTTGCCCACACAGTCGATGCAGCCAGCTTTGCCAGTTAACTGATGAGTCTGTTCGCCATCTCGGTAAAAAACTGACGGCGTGCAGGGTGACAACAGTAACAATCGCGTCTACGCCGTTTGTAATTTCAGTAGTTTCAATGAGTTAGAGCTCTTGTTCTCATGTTGTTTCGCACGATGACCGTGACTCGGCGGTCAAGTTCCAGTCGTACGATGTGGCAAAACGGATCGATCTGACGAACGGAGTCGAAATATTTTTTGGGAATTAGGTAAAGACGCCGATACACTCCGCAACGGACGGCTGAAACGGCTTGTGACATATAACTGCTTGGCATAAAAGCAGGTCTACAAAGTCTTTTTAGGTTTAAAGGATTTCCCTTACCTTGCAGCCAGCTGTAAACGCGGTCTAGTCAATTAGTCTTGTGGCCATTGACTCATCGAGTCGGGCCAGCGCTAATCGCGCATCCGCGGTCTTGAGCCTTCGGTCTCAGAACCAAGGAACTACAAAAATTAGATTCAAGAGGAGCGAAACACAATGAAGAAGTCCACCCTGGCCTTGGCCGTGTATGCAGGTGTAATGGCCACTCAGGCTGGTGCAGCTGGTTTCCTGGAAGACAGTAAGGCAACCATCAGTTCCCGTACCATGTATTTCGAAAACGACCTGCGTGAAGGCGTTCGTGCGCAAGATCAGCGCGAAACTGCCGAAGGTCTGCTGTTCAACTTTGTTTCGGGCTACACCCCAGGCACCGTGGGCTTCGGTCTGGACGTGCAGAGCATGTTGGGTATCCATCTGGGCGGTGGCATTGATCACCACACAGCAACCACGTCCAACTCGTTCTTCCCGACTGACACTGACGGCTCCTCCGTTGATAGCTGGAACCGTACCGGTGCCAACGTCAAAGCGAAAGTTTCCAAAACTGAGCTGAAAGTAGGTACGGCTCTGCAGCCTAACCTGCCAATTCTCGTTGCAAACGATGGTCGTCTGCTGCCACAGAGCTTCACTGGCGGCACTATCCAGATTAAAGAAATCGATAACCTGACCATCAACGCCGGTAAGCTGGAACATCAAGCCGCACGTGCTTCGAGCAACTACTCGGGTCTGTCGGTAAACGGTGCAACTCAGGATTCCAACAACTTCATGTTCGCCGGTGCGGACTGGAAAGTGACCAAAGACCTGACGTTGCAGGCTTACCATTCGCAACTGGAAGACTTCTACAAGCAGACCTTCCTGGGTCTGGTACACGTATTCCCGATTGCTGACGACCAGTCCTTCAAGACTGACCTGCGCTACTTCGACAGCAGCTCCGACGGCAAGAATGGTCAGGCCGCTGCGGGCTACCGTTTCAACAACAACGGCGGCTATGCCAAGAACGTTGGCGAAGTTGACAACAAAACCTGGTCGGCCATGTTCACCTACCAGTTGGGCGGTCACTCGCTCATGGTCGGTCACCAGGACGTGGGCGACGACGGCGGTATGGTCTGGCTGAACCAAGGCAGCGTGACCAAAGACGGCACTTCCGCGACTCACAGCGACGGTCAGGGCGGCTCGAGCTTCTACCTGTTCACTGACTCGATGATTGCTCAGTTTGCCCGTGCCGGCGAAACCACCAACTTCGGTCAGTACTCGTACGACTTCGCGCGCGTGGGCATTCCAGGTCTGAAAGCGGCGATCGCGTACCTGAAAGGTACCAACATCAAACCTACCAGCGGCGCGTCGGTTGGCGACAGCTCTGAGTGGGAACGTGACATGCGTATCGACTACGTGTTCCAGGACGGTCCTTTGAAAGGCTTCGGCGCTACTCTGCGTCGTGCCAACTACCGCTCCAACTTCGACAACCACGGTACTGCGGCTCAGAACACCCGCATCTCCGATGCTGACCAGACTCGTCTGATCTTCAACTACACCTACGCATTCAAGTAAGTGTGTTGAGCTGTTGAGCTAAAAAGAACCCCGCTTCGGCGGGGTTTTTTTATGCCTGAAACCATGACGATCATGACCATTCGTTCCTTCAGTTTTTGAGCGTCGACATGCACAGTAGGCCGATAACTCAAACCAAAGGAGCACGACTGTATGGGCATAAAACTCGGCGACATCGCCCCTGACTTCGAGCAGGACTCCAGTGAAGGGCGGATCAAATTTCACGAGTGGCTGGGCAACAAATGGGCGGTGCTGTTCTCTCACCCTGCCGATTTCACGCCAGTCTGCACCACTGAGTTGGGCTTCACCGCGAAGCTCAAGGACGAGTTTGAAAAACGCAATGTGAAAGCCATCGCGCTGTCGGTGGATCCGGTCGACTCGCACACCAAGTGGATCGAAGACATCAATGCTACGCAGAACACGGTCGTCAATTTCCCCATCCTGGCGGACGCGGATCGCAAGGTGTCCGAGCTGTATGACCTGATTCATCCCAACGCCAGCGAAACGCTGACCGTGCGCTCGCTGTTCGTGATCGACCCGAACAAGAAAGTGCGCCTGACCATTACCTATCCCGCCAGCACGGGGCGCAACTTCCACGAGATCCTGCGGGTGATCGATTCGTTGCAACTGACCGACAACTACAAAGTCGCGACGCCTGCGAACTGGAAGGACGGTGAAGACGTCGTGATCGTGCCGTCGATCAAAGACGAAGCCGAGATCAAGGAACGCTTTCCTAAAGGCTATAAAGCCGTCACGCCTTACTTGCGCCTGACGCCGCAGCCCAATCGCTGATACACCGATTTCAACCACGACATTCGGGCCGATTTATCGGCCCTTTTTTATTGGGTGACAGTTATTGGGCAGGTTGGCCGCTTCGGCCGTACGCCGCACCTGTGGGAGTGAGCTTGCTCACGAAGGCGGTAGTTCAGCCCCTGTACTCGGTATGGATGTACCGGCCTCTTCGTGAGCAAGCTCACTCCCACAGGAAACCGTTTGCGGTGGCATGAGTGATCGTGAGCCAGGCGCGCAGCGGTGTGTCTATTCGGTAAGGCGCTTCATATTCAATTCAGTGCTAACCAAATGAATAAATATGATTTTAGTGAATAACAAACCCCTGTTATGGTCTCTCCGTCCTGGCGATATGTCGCCAGCAATGGATCCCTAAACACCTTACTCGTCCGCTATCGGACAAGCAGGTGCCACCTGTTAGCTACACAGCAAAGGAGCGTGCCATGCGCACTGTCATTTTGCGTCGAGGCCTGGTCGCTCTGTTTGCTGCGGCGGTGTCGTTCGGCGTCCTAACACAAGCTCAAGCCGATACCTTGCGCATCGGTTATCAGAAGTACGGCACGCTGGTGCTGCTCAAGGCCAAAGGGTCTCTGGAAAAGAAACTCGCAGAGCAAGGCGTGCAGGTGCAATGGACCGAATTTCCAGGGGGCCCTCAGCTTCTTGAAGGCCTGAATGTCGGTTCCATCGACTTCGGTGTCACCGGCGAGACTCCCCCTGTTTTTGCTCAGGCCGCTGGCGCTGATCTGCTCTACGTGGCGTCCGAGCCACCGGCGCCGACCAGTGAAGCGATCCTGGTACCCAAGGACTCGGCGATCACGTCGGTCAAAGACCTGAAAGGCAAGAAGGTCGTCCTCAACAAAGGCTCAAACGTTCACTACCTGCTGGTGAGGGCGCTGGAAGAGGCCGGCTTGAAATACACCGACATCCAGACCGTCTTTCTGCCGCCCGCCGATGCGCGTGCCGCCTTCGAGCGCGGCAGTGTCGATGCCTGGGTGATCTGGGACCCGTACCAGGCAGCCGCCGAACAACAGTTGCAGGCACGCACGCTGCGTGATGGCAAAGGCATCGTCGACAACAACCAGTTCTATCTGGCGACCAAGCCCTATGCGCAGCAGCACCCCAAAGTGATTCAGGCCCTGGTCGAAGAAGTTCGCGCCGTGGGTGAGTGGTCCAAAGCCAACCCCGACGAGGTCACTAAACAGGTCGCTCCGTTGCTGGGCCTGCCGGAAGACATCACACGGACTTCGGTCAAACGACAAGGTTACGGCGCGTTGTTCATCACCCCTGAAACCGTCGCGGCGCAACAGAAAATCGCCGACACGTTTTATCAGCTCAAGTTGATTCCCAAACCGCTCAGCATCGCCGATGTGATCTGGACGCCACCCGCTGCTGTTGCGAAAGCGCAGTAAGCCTCGGCCTTGAGAGGAGACAACTCCATGAGCGTGGAAAAATACACTCACAGACTGGCGCCCTGGCTGCTACCGGTCCTGTTGCTTGCGATCTGGCAGCTGGCGGTCAGCGCCGGTTGGCTGTCGACCCGAATTCTGCCAGCGCCCAGTGCCGTGATCGAAGCCGGCGTGACGCTTGTGCGAAGTGGCGAGATCTGGACCCATCTGGCAATCAGCGGCTGGCGTGCCGGCATCGGCTTTGCCATTGGCGGTGGCATCGGCCTGGCCCTGGGGTTCATCACAGGCTTGTCGAAGTGGGGCGAGCGCCTGCTCGACAGCTCGGTGCAGATGATCCGCAACGTGCCGCATCTTGCGCTGATCCCGCTGGTCATCTTGTGGTTCGGTATTGATGAAACCGCCAAGATTTTTCTGGTGGCGCTGGGGACGCTGTTCCCGATTTACCTGAACACCTATCACGGGATTCGCAACATCGATCCCGCGCTGGTGGAGATGTCGCGCAGTTATGGTTTGTCGGGTTTCGCGCTGTTCTGGCACGTCATTTTGCCAGGTGCGATGCCTTCGATTCTGGTGGGTGTGCGCTTCGCGCTGGGCTTCATGTGGCTGACGCTGATCGTGGCTGAAACCATCTCCGCCAGCTCCGGCATCGGCTATCTGGCGATGAATGCCAGGGAGTTTCTGCAGACTGATGTGGTGGTGCTGGCAATCGTGCTGTACGCCGTGCTCGGTAAATTGGCTGACCTCGCTGCGCGGGGTCTGGAGCGGGTCTGCCTGCGTTGGCACCCTGCGTATCAAGTGGCAAAAGGTGGCGCGCGATGAGCAATCTCCAACAACCGGCAAACCTGTTGCGCGGGATTCCCCTGCAAGTGCGCAAGCTGAAGAAAACCTTTGGCTCGCGTGAAGTCCTCAAAGACATCGACCTGCATATTCCGGCCGGGCAGTTCGTGGCGGTGGTCGGTCGCAGCGGCTGCGGCAAAAGTACCCTGCTGCGCTTGCTCGCAGGCCTTGATCAGCCCTCAAGCGGTCAGTTACTCGCCGGCTCGGCTTCGCTGGCCGATGCGCGAGAAGACACACGATTGATGTTCCAGGAAGCCCGCCTGCTGCCGTGGAAAAAGATCATCGACAACGTAGGGCTGGGTCTCAGCGGAGACTGGCGTGGCAAAGCGCTGGAAGCACTGGAGGCCGTCGGTCTGGCCGAGCGTGCCAATGAGTGGCCCGCGTCGTTGTCGGGCGGCCAGAAACAACGTGTGGCGCTGGCGCGTGCGCTGATTCACCAACCGCGCCTGTTACTGCTGGACGAACCGTTAGGCGCGCTTGATGCCTTGACCCGCATCGAGATGCAGCAACTGATCGAAAACCTCTGGCAGAAGCACGGCTTCACGGTGTTGTTGGTGACGCACGATGTCTGCGAGGCCGTGGCGATTGCTGACCGTGTGTTGCTGATCGAAGAAGGCCGCATCGGGCTTGATTTGCAGGTCGATCTGGCCCGACCCCGTGCACGTGGCTCACACCGGCTCGCCACGCTGGAAACCGAAGTGCTTAACCGCGTGCTGTCGCTGCCAGGCAGCCCGCCCGAACCCGAACCGACATCACCCCTGCCCACGCAATTGCGTTGGGCCAATTGAATCCAGGCGCAATGTCGCGTCTGGAACTGATCAC
Proteins encoded:
- the ssuC gene encoding aliphatic sulfonate ABC transporter permease SsuC, producing the protein MSVEKYTHRLAPWLLPVLLLAIWQLAVSAGWLSTRILPAPSAVIEAGVTLVRSGEIWTHLAISGWRAGIGFAIGGGIGLALGFITGLSKWGERLLDSSVQMIRNVPHLALIPLVILWFGIDETAKIFLVALGTLFPIYLNTYHGIRNIDPALVEMSRSYGLSGFALFWHVILPGAMPSILVGVRFALGFMWLTLIVAETISASSGIGYLAMNAREFLQTDVVVLAIVLYAVLGKLADLAARGLERVCLRWHPAYQVAKGGAR
- the ssuB gene encoding aliphatic sulfonates ABC transporter ATP-binding protein gives rise to the protein MSNLQQPANLLRGIPLQVRKLKKTFGSREVLKDIDLHIPAGQFVAVVGRSGCGKSTLLRLLAGLDQPSSGQLLAGSASLADAREDTRLMFQEARLLPWKKIIDNVGLGLSGDWRGKALEALEAVGLAERANEWPASLSGGQKQRVALARALIHQPRLLLLDEPLGALDALTRIEMQQLIENLWQKHGFTVLLVTHDVCEAVAIADRVLLIEEGRIGLDLQVDLARPRARGSHRLATLETEVLNRVLSLPGSPPEPEPTSPLPTQLRWAN
- a CDS encoding sulfonate ABC transporter substrate-binding protein; translated protein: MRTVILRRGLVALFAAAVSFGVLTQAQADTLRIGYQKYGTLVLLKAKGSLEKKLAEQGVQVQWTEFPGGPQLLEGLNVGSIDFGVTGETPPVFAQAAGADLLYVASEPPAPTSEAILVPKDSAITSVKDLKGKKVVLNKGSNVHYLLVRALEEAGLKYTDIQTVFLPPADARAAFERGSVDAWVIWDPYQAAAEQQLQARTLRDGKGIVDNNQFYLATKPYAQQHPKVIQALVEEVRAVGEWSKANPDEVTKQVAPLLGLPEDITRTSVKRQGYGALFITPETVAAQQKIADTFYQLKLIPKPLSIADVIWTPPAAVAKAQ